AAGAGGAAGAAGTCCTGCATGTTTCAGCCGGTTCCGATCAGGCGGGGCGACGGTGGCGTCACCGTCCGACGAGAGCGAACAGCAGGAGGGGCCGGCGGCGGAAGCAGCAGTCGGTCGCCCGCCACCTCACCCCTCACTGTCGCTACTCGAACCCGTTGACCCAGCCGCCACCGACGTCGACGAACTCGCCATCCGTGTACTGGTAGATCCGCTGCGTCGGAACGTAGACACCGGTCGCGACACCGGCGATCTCCACCGGTGCCGTTGAGTCGATGACATCGCCGTCGAAGATCGGGTAGTCGACAAGCGACTCGATCTGCGCCAGCATCGTCTCGGCGCTCACGGCATCGACACCCTGCTCGTCAGCGATGTCGTTGGCGATGTTCACAGCGGTCACGACCTCGGAGAAGGTCGCCGCCGCGAAGCTCGTGACCTCCTGGTCGGCGTACCGGTCGAGTCGGTCGATCATGATCTGCGCATCTTCGAACTCGGGCTCTCCCTCGACGGCCCGGTAGTGCGTATCGGAGTTGAGGTAGAAGCCCTCGACAGCCGATTCCCCGGCGACCTCGAGCGCTTCGTCGTTCGCACATGCTCCCGTGCCGAAGAGGTCTCCCTGGTAACCGGCCTGTTCGAGCGCTGCGAGGATCCGGCCGCAGTCTGAGGCGTCGAAGAGGATGAACACCGAATCGGGGTCGCCCGACAGTGCCTCGGCAACGGCGGGCGTGAAGTCGGCCGCGCCGCTCGACTCCGAGACAAGGGTCACGTCGACACCGGCCTCCTCGAGCGGGTCGCGCAGCAGGGTCTCCGCAGCGAGCTTGCCGGCCTCGATGTCGGTGTGGATGATCGCGGCGTTCTCGACACCGACATCCTCGGCGGCGAACTTCGCCAGAGCCGGAAACGCCGTCAACGAGCCGCCACCGAACGGGTGGCTCGTCGGTGTCGTGAACTCGGCAAACGAAATGGGGAGCCCGATGAAGGGAATACCGGCCGCGTCCGTGACCGGGAGGCCGTTGTCGCCCCAGGTGGGCTCCAGGCCCGTGACCGCGATCACGCCCTCGTCGACGAAGTTCTGCCCACAGTCGGCCGCCGCCGCCGGGTCGGCCATGGCGTTGCACTCCACGACCTCGACGGGTCGTCCGTCGATACCACCCTTCTCGTCGTTCACGTACTGGGCCGCGGCCTGAGCGCCGTTCGCGAGATCGGGAAGATCGACTCCGCCCACTCCGCTCGCGTACACGACACCGATCTTGAAGGGGTCACCGCTCACTGGCGGGCCCTGCGGGATGTCCATGTCGTCGGACGCGTTGTCATTGCTGTCGTCGGAGCTGTCGCTGTCGCACGCTGCGACGACGAGCGCCAGGACTGCGAACAGTGCGACGAAGCGCCACCAGGACCTGATCGACATTGGTTCCCCCCGGAATCGGCCGGCGCTGAGCGCCCTGACGAGATACGTCTAACTCTATTATCTATTTGCCTCGCGTGCGAGTCAATCGACGAGTGTGAGCGAGTTGGCGCCCTCGGAGCCCGCGGTCACGGTACCGGTCAGGCCGATCCCCGAGTCGTCGGCCTGGAGCCGGGCCATGTCGTCGGGGTCCGTGACGTGTGCGACGCACCGTGCACCGCTCGAGGCGAGCCGAGCCATGACGTACCCGAAGAGGGGCTCACCGTCCCGGCCGAACTTCACACTGGAGGTCTCGACGACCGCCTCACCGTCGGGCGAGACGTCGAAGGGAACGAGCGGGTGGTCCGCCTCCAGTCGCTCCTGTCGGCACTCGTCGGCCCGCACGTAGCCCCGATCGAAGCCTCCCGGGCGGGGTCGGCGCCCGACGAGGAGGACGTGGTGCTTCGTGACGACCCCGCCCTGGCCGTAGAGGAGCCCCGTGCGGCCGTCGTCGTTGCGTAGCGCCCGCACCATGGCCGACGTGGCGTTGACCATGTAGGCGTTCGCGGCGCCCCCGAAGAAGGTGAGTCCTCCCGTGACGCTGAGCGGACGGCGACCCTCGATCCCGAGGTGCCGTGCCGCCATCCTCGTGACACACGGAAAGCAGCTGTACAGCTCGATCAGATCGATGTCGTCGATGCCACTCCCGGCCGCTGCGAGAGCACCGTCGAGGCTCGTCTCCATGGCGGCGGACCGGTCGTAGCGCGGACGGACCAGGAGACCGACGGCGTCGTGCGCGCCCACCGGGCCGTCGCGCGGCTCGGAGGTGTCGCGTACCCCCGCCGCTGCCCACGGGAAGACCAGCCGGTCTTCGTCGACACCGAGCTCGCGGGCCGTGGCCAGGTCGGCCACGAGGACGGCGGAGCCCATGTTGACGGACATCAGGGCGTTCATGAGCTTGGGATACGGGAAGGCGATCATCCGGTTCGCCGTCCCGACGGTCCGGATCTCGTCGGCGGTGCGCGTCTGCTTGAACCAGGCGTGCCTGTTGCGCACCGCGATCTCGGAGAACCCCGCCCACACGTCGGCCGACCACCGTTGTGCCTCGTCGAGCGACTCGCCGCGGGCGACTCGACCTGCGTTCTCGAAGAGCGGATACGCCTCGGGTGGCATCGACAGGCCGTGGGTGACGACGGGCTCGGCATTGATGTCGGCGGGATCCATCGGCTCGGCTCGAACCGGGTGCGTCCAGGGTGGGAACCCGCCCTCCCTCAGCGAGACCTCCAGTGAGCGAAACGCCTCACCACCACAGATCGCCGCGACGCCACGTGAACCCTGCGCGAACTCTGCGGCGGCGCGTGCCATTCGAAGCGTCGGCTGATTGCCACCCCAGTCGGTGTGCACGCGCTCCCCCGGGTCGACGCCGGCACGCTCGCTCACCAACCCCGGGAGATCGTCGTACGGCCAGGACGCAACGGAGATGACATCGAGACGTCGAATCGCCGCGCGCACGTCCCCCGTCGCCCCGGTGTCGTCGACAGCGCGAGACAGAGCCTCCACGATCAGATCGGCGGGCTCGCGCGGCGTGGCGACCTCACCTTCGGTGACCTCGCCGACCCCGATGATCACCGGGGTCGGATCGTCTCCAGGGCTCACTCGAACGTCCGTTCGTCGAGAATCCGCTGTGCCTTGAACTCCGTCGTGGGGTCGTAGATCTCGGAGAGGTCCTCGACCAGCTCCACATCGGGCGTGACCTCGGTCGCCTGCTTCACAGCGACCTCCAGCTGCTTCGTGGAGCTCCCGCCCTCGTTCCATGATGAAACGTCGTCACCCTCGTCGATCCCGATCCGGATCAACAGCCGGTCCGGTGACAGCGGATCGCCGGGGTCCCTGTGGGACACGATCATCCGGTACTCCAGGACCCCCGGCGTGTTCATGACGACCTCGTGGATGACCTGGGGATTCACCAGAGTCCCCTTGATCTTCAGGATCTCCTTGGTACGCGTGATGTGCGCGCTTCCCGACGACACGATCATCGACTGACCACCGCGACCACACGCCTCGCAACGGCTGTTCCGAATGACACCCTGGTCTCCGAGTTGGTAGCGCAGCAGCGGCATCCCGCGACGATTCAGGTGTGTGATCGTGACGAGACCCCGCTCGCCGTCGGGAAGTCGCTCCCCACTGTCGGGGTCGAGCACCTCCATGAAGATCTGGTCGGGCGCCGTGCCGTGAAGAGGTCCTGCCTCCCGGCATTGCCCGAAGCTCAACCCTCCTTCGGTGAAGCCGTAGGGCGCAGAGACGAAGACCGGGCTCGCGCCGCACGCAGCCAGGTTCTCCCGCATGTGGTCGAGCATCCGCTCTGTGAGCACCTCGCCACTGGCGTTGACCCCGACGATGGACGAGAGATCTCGCCCGTCTCTGGCCATGTCAGCGAACATCCGGCGCAGGAAGCTGCCGATCCCGGCGACGACCTGGGGTTGGACCAGCTCGATCTGGTCGGCGATGTAGTCCGACGGGTTGTGGATCGGGAACTCGTCGTAGCTCATGCCGCCGAACCCGTGGAAGAAGCCCAGCCCCGCCGCGTTCTCGATCAGGCCGGCGAAGCCCGAGACGTGTGGGAGGGGGCTCAGGGGAAACGCCGTGAAGAACCTGTCGCCGGGGACCTGGTACGCCAGCTTGTTCTGGCGGCGCCCGGCCTGGAGCACACCGAAGAAGTCGTGGGTCGTGTACTCGTACTTCGTGGGCAGCCCTGTCGTCGTTCCCGTGGTGTAGACGGTCTGGTAGGTGAGGTCGTAGAGGCCGGGCTGTTCGAAGGCGAGGCGGAAGGACTCGGGGTCCCCCATGAGGTCCTGCTTGGTCGTGACCGGCAGGCCCACGAGGTCGTCGGTACTCCCGATGTCTCCGACCTCGACGCCCTCGGTGGCGAACACCTTCCTGTAGTACGGGCTCGCCTCGGCGAGCCACCCCAGCTGCCTCCGCAGGAGCTCGTTCCGGCGGGCCACGAGCCGGTCGTCGGTGAAGAAGGTCGGGTCGTCGACGTCCGCGGCGTACAGCGGAACGGCGTCGATGAAGTCGCGAACCGACTCGGGTGTGGGGTCCTGGAACGGGCGGTGAATGCTCATGGCGCTCCTTGGTCTCTTGATCCGTGGGTGTCCGGTGTGTCCGATCGGGTCACACGATGACGAGGCCGCCGTCGATGATCAGGGTCTGGGCCGTCATGAACGACGACTCGTCCGAGCAGAGGTAGACGACGGCCCCCACGAGATCACGCGGGGTACCGACTCGGTGGACCGCCTGGGCCTGGCTCATCTGCTGCATCCGTTCCTCGGAGAGGATCGCCAGCGTCGACTCCGTGTCCATCTGTCCCGGTGCCACCGTGTTGACGGTGACGCCGTCGCCGCCCAGGAGCTTCGCCATCCCCCGCGTGAGCCCGATCACGGCCGCCTTCGACACGGAGTAGTGCATCAGGGACGAGCCACCCCACGCCGCGACGGATGCCTGGTTGACGATGCGGCCGCTCTGTTGCTTCCTCATCGCCGGGGCGACAGCGCGCGCACACAGCCAGGGGCCGCGAACGTTGACCGCCATCACGCGGTCCCACTCGTCGGGATCGATCTCGAACGGATCTCCAGGTGTGAGTCCCGAGTAGAGAGCCGCGTTGTTGACGAGTGCGTCGATCCGCCCGAACCTCTCCAGGACTGCGCCGGCCATACCCTCGGTCGACTCGACATCGACGACATCGACGCCGACCGACATGGCCTCGCCGTCGACTGCATCGGCTGTCGCGCCGGCTCCCTCCTCGTTGATGTCGGCCGCCACGACCTTCGCACCCTCGACGGCGAGAGCCCTGCAGTACTCCACGCCGATGCCCTGTGCGGCACCGGTGACGATCGCGACCTTTCCGTCCAGACGTCCCATCATGACCCCCAGGCCAGGTGTTTGACTTCGGTGAATTCCTCGATGCCCAGTTGACCGAGCTCGCGCCCGACGCCGGACTGCTTGTAGCCGCCGAACGGGCCGTCCACCGACGAGGTGTACTCGTTGACCGACATCTTCCCGGCTCGGATCCGCCGTGCGACGGCGATCCCCCGCGCGACATCCGCACTCCACACCGAGCCGGCCAACCCGTACTCGGAGTCGTTGGCGATGGCCACGGCCTCGTCGTCGCTTCCCGCGTAGCGCATGACACAAAGGACCGGTCCGAAGATCTCCTCCCGGGCGATCCGCATTCCGTTGTCGACGTCGATGAAGACCGTCGGCTCGACGTAGTAGCCGGCTGCCTCGACATCCGGGCGCCCTCCTCCGACAGCGACCGTCGCGCCCTGCTCGCGCCCGGATGCCATGTAGCCCTCCACGCGGTCCCGATGGGTGGCCGAGATGAGCGGCCCGACCTGACTCGTTTCATCGTCAGCGGGACCGACCTCCAGCGAGCGGACGATTGCCACGAGCTGCTCCACGACCTCGTCGTGAATGCTCTCGTGGAGTACGAGCCGCGTCATGAGCGCGCACCCCTGCCCACAGTTGAGGACGAAGCGCATGGCCGCCTGCGCGACTCGAGTCGGGTCGGCGTCGTCGAGTGCCACGAGAGCCGACTTGCCGCCGAGCTCCAGCACCATCCGCTTCATCGTTCGGCCGCCGGCCGAGGCGATGGCCCGGCCGACGGTCGTCGATCCGGTGAAGGAGACCATGTCGACGCGGGGATCGGTCGTGAGCATCTCGCCGACATCGGATCCGCCTGTCACGACGTTGAGGACACCCGGTGGAACCCCGGCCTCCAGAGCGAGACGACCGAGTTCGAGCGCAACCGACGGCGTCTCGAGCGCCGGCTTCAGGACGACCGTGTTGCCGGTGACCAGGGCCGGGCCCACCTTCCACAGGTCCAGGAAATGTGGGAAGTTCCACGGGACGATGGCCGACACCACCCCCCGGGGCTCCCGGACGATCATCTGGGCGGTCGGGACGGGGCCCTCGATCGGGGGGAGTGGCTCGTCCAGGGACCTGCTCCCCCGTTCGACCTGATCCCAGTAGTTCGCCATCGGACGCACGACGTGAATTGCCTTCACCTGTGTGCGCAGGGCCCCGAGTTCCTCGACGAGGAGGTCGGCGAAGAGGTCCTCGTTCTGCTCGAGCAGTCGACCGAGGCGCCTCATCACGTCGGCGCGCTCGGCGGGCGGCATCGTCGGCCACTGACCGGTGTCGGCCTCGCGACGAGCACTCGCTATGGCGGCGTCGGCATCGGTGAGGCCACCGAGAGCGACTCGGCGCACGGTCTCGGCGGTCGAGGGGTTCTCCACGGCCAGAACGGCGCCCGCGGCAGCCGGCCTCAGTTCCCCGTCGACGATCAGCTGGTCGGTCATCGCGTGGTCTCCGTGTCGTGTCGTGGGTGTCGCCGGCCGCCGGGGCGTTCAGAAGCTCCGGGGCATGCCGTGCCACTCGGCGATGTGGTTCAGGGCCATCTCGTTGGAGACGGGTGCCAGCCGGAAGAGGCGTACGCGGCGCCAGTAGCGGTTGAGGTCGGAGTCCTCGGTGTACCCACGTCCGCCGAGAACCTGCATTCCCAGGTCGAGAGCCTGGAAGACGTTCTCCGCGGCCACCGACTTGGCGGAGGTGGCCTCCAGGCCGCACGGTCGGCCCTGCGACTGGAGCCACGCCGCCTTGTACACCATCAGGCGCGACTGCTCGATCAGGAGGTGCATCCGGGCGAGGTGGTGCTGGACCGCCTGGAACCTGCCGATCACGCCACCGAACGCCTCCCGCTCGAGCGCGTACTGGCGTACCTCGTCGAAACCTGCGGCACCCCAGCCGAGGCACAGCGCGCCGATACCGAGCCGCTCGTTGTTGAGCATTCCGAGCAGGCTGTAGAAGCCTCGATCGAGTTCCCCGAGAAGCCGGTGCTCGGGAACGAACGCTCCGTCGTAGAAAACGGCGTTCGTGTCCTCGTTGTTCATCGCCCTGATCGGCTGGAGCTCGACTCCGTCGGTGTTTGCATCGAGCAGGAAGACGCTGACGCCATGAGCCTGCTTGGCGCCGGGTGGCGACGTACGGGCCACCACCACGAGGTGGTCGGCGTCGGTGGAGGCCGACGTGAACATCTTGGAGCCGTTGATCTCCCAACCGCCGGTGACCTTCGTGGCCGTTGTCTGCATGGCACCGAGGACGTCGGTCCCACCGCCGGGCTCGGTGATGGAGAGAGCGAACCGCGCGTCGCCCTCCACGATCCTGGGGAGGAACTCCTTCTTCTGCTCATCGTTGCCCATGTGCATGAGGGCCTGGCCGCCGAAGCACATCGTGGCGAAGGTCGGGCCGATGGCCTCGATTCCTGTTGCCGTCGCCTCGAGAACGACCGCCATGTCGAGGATGTCGCCACCCGAGCCGCCGTATTCGGGATCGATGCCGATCCCGAGCCACCCGGTCTCGGCGAACTTCTTCCAGAGAGCGGGCTCGTAGGATCCGGCCGCCGCGTGCCGCCTGACCAGCTCGGAGGGGCACTCACGGGCGACGAAGTCCCGGGCGGCCTCGCGCAGGAGCTTCTGCTCGTCGGTCAGGTCGAAATCCACGCGGTCTCCTCCCCGGCACCGGTCGCCGTGGACGGGTCACCCGGCCGAATCATCTCAATGATTTTACTGGATCCGGGTTTGCCGTCACAATGCAGGGGATGACGGTCGACACCGACACCGGCGACGGGCCCGCCCTCTCGGCGGACGAGGTGCGCTTCCGCGACGAACTGCGCGGCTGGCTCGACGACAACCTCCCCAACGGATGGGGAACGCCTGATTTCCGACTCCCCCGCGACCCCGCCGAGCGCATCGCGTGGTTTCGCGACTGGCAGGCGACGCTCGCGAGCGGGCGGTGGGTGGGGATCCACTGGCCGGAGGAGTTCGGCGGGCGCGATGCCACGCTCCTCGAACAGGTCGTGTACCACACCGAGATCGCCACTCGGAAAGCCCCGATGGTGATCGGCAACACCGGCCTGTCGATCTGCGGGCCCACGATCATCGTCCACGGCACGGACGAGCAGCGCGAGCGATTCCTTCACCCGATGCTCACCGGGGAGCACCTCTGGTGCGAGGGCTTCTCGGAGCCCAACGCGGGATCCGACCTGGCCGGGTTGCGGACGAGAGGTGTGATCGACGGTGACGAGCTCGTGATCAACGGCCAGAAGATCTGGACGTCGGGCGCCCAGATCGCCGACTGGATGTTCGCCCTCGTGCGGACGAATCCGGGTGCTCCCAAGCGCCACGGGATCTCGTTCGTGCTCGTTCCCATGGACGCCGAGGGTCTCGACGTGCGTCCCATCCGCCAGCTCGGCGGCGACTCGGAGTTCGCGGAGGTCTTCCTCGACAACGTACGGATACCGCTGTCCAACGTCGTCGGCGATCTCGACCACGGATGGCAGGTAGCGCGCACGACGCTCTCCCACGAGCGGTCGACCCTCTTCATGGCCTCCCAGCTCAGATTCGCAGCAACCCTCGACCAGGTGATCGCACTGGCGAAGAAGACGACGGACGAATCCGGTCGTCCTCGGGCTCGCGATCCCCGGCTCCGCCAACGCATCGCACGCACCTGGGTGAACGCCCAGCTGATCCGCGTGAACGGCGCGCGCAATCTCGGACGCGTGATGGCCGGCGGCGACATCGGTCCCGAGGGCTCGATCGCCAAACTCTTCGGCCAGGAGTCGGAGCAGGAGCTCTACGAGCTGGCTCTCGACACCGCGGGGCCCGCCGGCGTGCTCGACCGACACGCCACCGACGCGCCCGACCGGGGGAAATGGATCCTCGGGTATCTCCGGACCCGCGCCTCGACCATCGGCGGCGGAACGAGCGAGATCCAACGCAACATCATCGCCGAGCGCGTCCTCGGCCTGCCGCGCGACCCCTGGGCCGACTCGGACTAGCCCTCCAGGAGAGGCAGCGCCTCCAGGTCGTCGACGGCGGCGGCGAAACGCTGCGTGTTGGTACTGCACACGTCCTCGGGCTGCATCGACGTCGGACACACCAACCACGTGAATCCGTGCAGCAGGTGCCGTCGGAAATCACCCCAGGCGTCGTCGGCGCCGGGCGGGTCGGCGCCCTCCGACGAGAGAACATCGAGGTAGTGGCCGAGAAGCCGGCGGTCGTGAGCTCGGCGGTCCTCGACAGTGAGCGCACCCGTCACGAAATACGCCACGTCGTGGGCCCAGTGCCCTCTCTGCGCCGTCTGCCAGTCGAGGAGGCCCGGTCGGCCGTCGACGAAGAAGTAGTTCCCCAGGTGCGTGTCGCCGTGGATCAGGCAGTGCGGTGGCACGGCGTCGTGTTCCCAGAGCGCCATGACCGCGGCCTGGATCCGCTCGCGGTCCAGGAGATGTGCCGGCACGTACTGGGCACGAGGGAGCGTGAGGGCGTGCTCCCAGCTCTCGGGCCCGAGGATGAGCTCCATGACCGCCCGGAGGCCGATCGCACCGATCTCGAGACCGGCCGGTTCACCCGCAGGATCGTTCCACCAGCGAGCGTGGAGCCGCGCCAGCTGCTCCAGGGCCTCGGCCACGGTATCGACGCCGAGCGGGTCCGTCGCACGACCGAAGCTCGCCTCGCAGGTGTCGAGGTCTTCGAGGAGAAGAACCGACTGTCCGGTGTCGTCCGTGGCAGCTCCGAGGCACGTGGGGATGTCGACGCCTCGCAGCAGAGGAGCGACGCTCGAATAGAACAGGACCTCCGTGGCGTTGGGTGTTTCGCCCAGCGCCCGGACCTCGTCGTCGAAACACGACTTGACCACGAGCGAGCGCGGAGGCCACTCGTCGAGGCCGTGCTCCTCGTAGTTGACGGACAGGCGGATCTTGGTCGCGCTGCCCGCCATCACGTCGTTCGGCTCCACGGAGGCGACGCGGACACCGGTGTGGCGGTCCGCCAGGGCGGCGGACAGCCACCCAGGTGTGATCTCATCGATGGAACGAGGAAGGGGGAACAACTCAGTTGGCAGGGTGAACCTCGATGTCGAGTCGATCGGAAAGATCCACGTCGACCACGGCTGTCCCGTGGTCATCGGCCGTGATGCGGCTCTCGACGGCGCCACTGACGTCGTACGTCGCGCCGGGGCGCAGACGCGTCAGGCGGACCCGGTGGCGCCCGCTCTCGCCTCCCGGACGCAGCACCATCGACAACGCGGCGCCATCGGTGACGGCACGGGCCACGAGAACGTCCGGGTACGGGGCCTCGGCGAGCAGCGGGCCACTCCGCCACTCCCCCGGGATTCCCGTGGCGACCAGGTGGAACCAGCCGTCCTGGCGCGACACGCGACACGTCAGGGCCTTCGCGTTCGCGATGTTCGAGGCGTGGGGATGGCACGTTCGACCGGTGTCGTCGACGGGTGGATCGGCTTCCTCGGCCAGCCGGAGCAGACCGCGTGCCACCTCGACGTCACCCATCTCGACGGCAAGGAGGGCGAACAGGATCTTGCCGTAGGCACCGCTCCTGTCGCCGTTCCCGGGATCAACGCCACCGACCCACTTGTCGAGACCACCGGACACGATGTCGACGCCGTCGTCGGTCACCGACACCACGTCGTGACGGAGTATCTCCCACGTGCGGGCCGACGCTTCGGGCGCAACGGGCCGGAGGAAGTACGCCACGGCAGCATCGGCGAAAGCGCTGCGGAGGACAGTGTTCGTGATGCCCAGACGTGGGTGCAGTACGAGCAGGAGTGTGCCGTCGGGTGCAGTCATCTCCTCCTCGAGTAGATGACGGTACGCGTCGGCGCCGGCAGTGCCGGGCGCGGATCCCTCGTTGCGGATCCGGGCCAGGCGCGCGGCCTGGGGGAAGGAGTTGCACGCGGCGAACACATTGCCGGGCTCGCAGGGGAACATCCCCCAGCCGCCGCGCGAATCGAGATTGACGCCGATCGCCTCGGCCACACGTCCGGCGTCGTACTCGAAGACCCGGCCATCCTTCCAGTGGAGGGGCAGTGAGTTCGGCCGTTCGTAGCGGTCGTCGCCCGTGTTGGAC
This Acidimicrobiia bacterium DNA region includes the following protein-coding sequences:
- a CDS encoding ABC transporter substrate-binding protein translates to MSIRSWWRFVALFAVLALVVAACDSDSSDDSNDNASDDMDIPQGPPVSGDPFKIGVVYASGVGGVDLPDLANGAQAAAQYVNDEKGGIDGRPVEVVECNAMADPAAAADCGQNFVDEGVIAVTGLEPTWGDNGLPVTDAAGIPFIGLPISFAEFTTPTSHPFGGGSLTAFPALAKFAAEDVGVENAAIIHTDIEAGKLAAETLLRDPLEEAGVDVTLVSESSGAADFTPAVAEALSGDPDSVFILFDASDCGRILAALEQAGYQGDLFGTGACANDEALEVAGESAVEGFYLNSDTHYRAVEGEPEFEDAQIMIDRLDRYADQEVTSFAAATFSEVVTAVNIANDIADEQGVDAVSAETMLAQIESLVDYPIFDGDVIDSTAPVEIAGVATGVYVPTQRIYQYTDGEFVDVGGGWVNGFE
- a CDS encoding acyl-CoA dehydrogenase family protein; translation: MDFDLTDEQKLLREAARDFVARECPSELVRRHAAAGSYEPALWKKFAETGWLGIGIDPEYGGSGGDILDMAVVLEATATGIEAIGPTFATMCFGGQALMHMGNDEQKKEFLPRIVEGDARFALSITEPGGGTDVLGAMQTTATKVTGGWEINGSKMFTSASTDADHLVVVARTSPPGAKQAHGVSVFLLDANTDGVELQPIRAMNNEDTNAVFYDGAFVPEHRLLGELDRGFYSLLGMLNNERLGIGALCLGWGAAGFDEVRQYALEREAFGGVIGRFQAVQHHLARMHLLIEQSRLMVYKAAWLQSQGRPCGLEATSAKSVAAENVFQALDLGMQVLGGRGYTEDSDLNRYWRRVRLFRLAPVSNEMALNHIAEWHGMPRSF
- a CDS encoding acyl-CoA dehydrogenase family protein, giving the protein MTVDTDTGDGPALSADEVRFRDELRGWLDDNLPNGWGTPDFRLPRDPAERIAWFRDWQATLASGRWVGIHWPEEFGGRDATLLEQVVYHTEIATRKAPMVIGNTGLSICGPTIIVHGTDEQRERFLHPMLTGEHLWCEGFSEPNAGSDLAGLRTRGVIDGDELVINGQKIWTSGAQIADWMFALVRTNPGAPKRHGISFVLVPMDAEGLDVRPIRQLGGDSEFAEVFLDNVRIPLSNVVGDLDHGWQVARTTLSHERSTLFMASQLRFAATLDQVIALAKKTTDESGRPRARDPRLRQRIARTWVNAQLIRVNGARNLGRVMAGGDIGPEGSIAKLFGQESEQELYELALDTAGPAGVLDRHATDAPDRGKWILGYLRTRASTIGGGTSEIQRNIIAERVLGLPRDPWADSD
- a CDS encoding aldehyde dehydrogenase family protein, encoding MTDQLIVDGELRPAAAGAVLAVENPSTAETVRRVALGGLTDADAAIASARREADTGQWPTMPPAERADVMRRLGRLLEQNEDLFADLLVEELGALRTQVKAIHVVRPMANYWDQVERGSRSLDEPLPPIEGPVPTAQMIVREPRGVVSAIVPWNFPHFLDLWKVGPALVTGNTVVLKPALETPSVALELGRLALEAGVPPGVLNVVTGGSDVGEMLTTDPRVDMVSFTGSTTVGRAIASAGGRTMKRMVLELGGKSALVALDDADPTRVAQAAMRFVLNCGQGCALMTRLVLHESIHDEVVEQLVAIVRSLEVGPADDETSQVGPLISATHRDRVEGYMASGREQGATVAVGGGRPDVEAAGYYVEPTVFIDVDNGMRIAREEIFGPVLCVMRYAGSDDEAVAIANDSEYGLAGSVWSADVARGIAVARRIRAGKMSVNEYTSSVDGPFGGYKQSGVGRELGQLGIEEFTEVKHLAWGS
- a CDS encoding phosphotransferase; translation: MTTGQPWSTWIFPIDSTSRFTLPTELFPLPRSIDEITPGWLSAALADRHTGVRVASVEPNDVMAGSATKIRLSVNYEEHGLDEWPPRSLVVKSCFDDEVRALGETPNATEVLFYSSVAPLLRGVDIPTCLGAATDDTGQSVLLLEDLDTCEASFGRATDPLGVDTVAEALEQLARLHARWWNDPAGEPAGLEIGAIGLRAVMELILGPESWEHALTLPRAQYVPAHLLDRERIQAAVMALWEHDAVPPHCLIHGDTHLGNYFFVDGRPGLLDWQTAQRGHWAHDVAYFVTGALTVEDRRAHDRRLLGHYLDVLSSEGADPPGADDAWGDFRRHLLHGFTWLVCPTSMQPEDVCSTNTQRFAAAVDDLEALPLLEG
- a CDS encoding glucose 1-dehydrogenase, with the protein product MMGRLDGKVAIVTGAAQGIGVEYCRALAVEGAKVVAADINEEGAGATADAVDGEAMSVGVDVVDVESTEGMAGAVLERFGRIDALVNNAALYSGLTPGDPFEIDPDEWDRVMAVNVRGPWLCARAVAPAMRKQQSGRIVNQASVAAWGGSSLMHYSVSKAAVIGLTRGMAKLLGGDGVTVNTVAPGQMDTESTLAILSEERMQQMSQAQAVHRVGTPRDLVGAVVYLCSDESSFMTAQTLIIDGGLVIV